The segment TACTACTTGTTGTGTAATAGTACTCCCCCCCTCTACAGTTTCGCCTGCTATAGTATTGGTATAAAAGGCGCGAATAATACCGAGCACATCAATAGCTCCATGTTTATAGTACCGCTTATCCTCAATAGCGATAAGTGCATTCTTTGTATATTCTGGAATGACATCACCCTTCACCCAGTGTTCTTTAGAAACACGTTGATTAAGGGCCGTCTCTACCTTTTCTTTAAATGTAAATATTCGTATGATACGATCTGTACGACTGAGGGTATCTTCACCTTGTTCTATGCGTTTTTCAACAGTTGTGTGAGCCTTACTTTCACGATCTGTACCTTGAAAGCTATGGTATCCGTCATATATAAACATGGCCAATATGATGACCACCACGAACACCACTAGATTCCGAAGGTAGCGAAACACTTTCATTGCTTTCACCTATTTCATAAAGGTCCGTAGTATATACCCATAGACAAATTTAAAATCTATTATGTATTACAGCACCTTATATACATATACAAACACATTGTGTATTAAATGTATTGTATCACATCAATTAAGAAGAAGATATATATTACAAGGTCTAAATAGATGCGTATAATATAAAATATATTTCATTCTATTTTAAAAGTATATATTTAAAAGTACCTTTAAATACAGATATTCACATATATCCATATATAATATAAATCTATATATGTAGATTTAATGCATATTAGGTATACTTATTAAGTTGTATTATAAACTTTACATGGAGTATAATAGTAAAGATGATAAAAACATGCCCATTGGAGGAGTATTATGAAACAATGTATGGATTCAGAAAATCTACATCGTCGATTGCGTAAAATCCTTGGTCAAGTGCAAGCTATTGATCGAATGATTGAAGAAGACATTCCATGCGAAGATGTGTTGAGCCAAATTAATGCAGCTAAATCTGCACTACATAAAGTAGGTCAAGTAGTTCTTGAAGGACATATCAACCACTGCGTGCGAGATGGTATCGAACACGGTGACGTAGAGAAAACCATTAGCGACTTTACAAAAGCTGTAGAGCGTTTTGCAAACATGGGAAAATAAAGAAGAGGCTAAGAGGCCTCTTCTTTTTTTACCAAAAACAAGGCTCTACTAAATCGTGAAGCTCCCCCGAAAAAGCAAATAAAAATCAAATCTGATTAAAACATCCATCATATATGGCTCAAGAAAAAAGGACTCTACATTCGTAGAGTCCTTTATATTACCACAAAGTATTAGTCGTGGTTAGTTGTTAAGAATTCGCTCAATGCAGCGAGTACGTCATCTTCGTCAGCACCGTCAGCTGTCAATGTAACAGATGTGCCTTTTGTAGCGCCCAAAGTCAATACAGTTAAAATGGATTTAGCATCAGCTGTTTTACCGTTAGCAGCGATTGTCACTTTGGAAGCGTATTTAGCAGCCAATTGTGTGAAAGCTGTAGCAGGACGAGCATGTAAACCAGATTCGTTAGTAATTTCTACTGTTAATTCTTTCATAATAACCTCTTTCTATCTCGATAGGTAGTACCTATCCCATACGTTCTAATAGATATATTGTATCAATTTCAAGCATTTCAATTCAAGTATATTAAAAGTTATTTACTATATACTGATTCGCTTAACGTTTATCTTTAATCTATACAGAATTATAGTAAGTCTTTTTCGGCTAGTACAGATTTAGCATATTCTGTAATTTCTTCAGCTGTATCCATGGAAAGTGCTTTATTAGCCACCTCTTCACATTCTGCTTTAGAAACGGAACGCAAGATTTTCTTAATAAGTGGTATAGATGACGCTGTCATAGAGAATTCATCAAGGCCAAGGCCTAATAGAATCATTGTAGCTACAGGGTCACTAGCAAGTTCACCGCACATGCCTGTAAATTTACCTTGTTCATGGCTCGCATCGATAACATGCTTGATAAGACGTAATACACCTGGATGCAATGGTTGATATAGAGAACCAATAGATTCGTTCATACGGTCTACCGCCAGTGTATATTGGCATAAATCATTTGTACCGATACTGAAGAAGTCCACATATTTTGCTAAGATTGGAGAAATAACAGCCGCCGCTGGTACTTCGATCATAATGCCAACCTTGATATCCTTGTTGAATTCTTTGCCTTCAGCTGTAAGTTCTGCCTTACATTCTTCGAGCATAGCATTCGCTTGTTTCACTTCTTCTACGGAAGCAATCATAGGGTACATGATGTGAATATCGCCAAAGGAACTAGCACGCAATAACGCACGCAATTGTACTTTGAAGATATCCGGACGGTTCAAGGAAATACGAATCGCACGATAACCAAGGAATGGATTCATTTCACTTGGTAAATCAAGGCATTTCAATTCCTTATCGCCACCGATATCCATAGTACGGATAATAACAGGTTGGCCCTGCATATCTTCTGCAACCTTTTTATATTCTTCAAACTGTACATCTTCTGTTGGTAACTCGTCGTTTTCCATGTACAAGAATTCTGTACGATATAAGCCGATGCCTTGTGCGCCCATTGTAAGAGCGTGTTTAGCATCTTTAGACTTACCGATGTTACCGAATAATTCTACATGATGACCATCAGTAGTCTTAGCTTCAAGATTGGCAGATTCGCGCAACCGTTTCAATTCCTCTTGGTATGCAGCCGCTTGATTTGTATATTCAGTCCAATCCGCATCAGATGGATTTGTTTCCACAATACCATCTGTACCAAGTACAACAGCTTTCTCGCCATCTACGAAGCCTTCAATGTCACCAACGCCCATAACGGCAGGAATTTCCAAGGTGCGCGCCATGATAGCCGCATGAGATGTAGGACCACCAGCAGCTGTTACAATGCCTTTTACCACATTTTTATCAAGAGAAGCTGTATCAGATGGTGCCAAATCATGAGCCACCAAGATAACCTCCCCAGAAATATGGGATAAACCACGAGGGTTCATGCCTAACATATTGCGCATCAAACGATCACCAATATCTTTGATATCTGCACCGCGTTCACGCATATATGGATCTTCCATACCGAGGAAGATATTCGCAAAGGTTTCAATAGTTTGAGCTGTAGCCGCTACCACATTTGTATGGCTAGTCTCAACAAGGGATTTAATACCATCAGACAAGGATGGGTCTTGCGCGATTTGCATATGCGCTTCAAAAATAGCCGCCTCTTCAGGACCCATGTCTTTCAACGCCTTTTGACGAATTGTATCTAATTGCTTTAAGGTAGCTGCCATAGCAGAAGCGAACTTACCAATTTCCGCTTCTACCTTATCCTCTGCTACAGTGTAATCAGGAATGACAATTTCCTCTTGAATATATCTATATACATTGCCTACTGCAACGCCACGAGATCCAGAAATCCCTTGAATTCGCATATGTGTTCCTCTTTCTATTACGATAAACTACATTACTCTATATTTTATCATTTCTCTGACAAACAATAAAGTAATAGAGCCCTTTATATCCGCCCATTTAATCGTCCCACGTGGGTTATTTTTCGCTTACTTTCGCTATAATTTTATAAAGTTCCACCACATAATTAAGGGTCATTTATGATATAATATAGAATATATAATAATATACATATGAGACTTTCACGGGCTTCATGGTGAAAGTCTTACTTATTGATAGGAGACTTTATGAAATTAACTAAAATGCATGGTCTTGGCAATGATTTCATCCTCTTTGCCGACCCTCAAGGTGCTAACAAGGACTATACTGATTTGGCGATTCGCCTTTGCGATCGTCGTACTGGTATCGGTGCCGACGGTCTTGCCATTCTAGTTCCTTCAAAAACCTGTGATGTGCGCATGCGCATTATTAACTCTGATGGTAGTGAAGCAGAAATGTGCGGTAATGCAATCCGTTGCTTTGCCAAATATGCCTATGAACACGGAGAAATTACTAAAGAAACTTTTACCATCGAAACCTTGGCCGGTGTAATGAAACCTACCTTAACTATCGAAAATGGTATAGTCACACAAGTTACTGTAGACATGGGCAAGCCATTCTTTGCAGCCCAAGACATTCCGATGGATGTAAATATGGATAAGGTTATCGATGTAGACCTCGATGTAAACGGCGAAACAGTAACGGTAAGCTCCGTATTACTCGGCGTGCCTCATACAGAGGTGTATATCAATGACATTACAACGGCACCTGTAACGACACAAGGTCCTATCATTGAAAAACACGATGCATTCCCATCCAATACAAATGTTAACTACATTGAGGTAGTAAATGATAAGCACATCAAGGTTCGCACATGGGAACGCGGTGCCGGCGCTACCTTAGCATGTGGTACAGGCTCTTGTGCCTCTGCTGTTATGTCCTTTGAAAAAGGCTTAACTGGTCGCGAAGTAGATGTAGAGCTTTATTTAGGAACATTACATATTTCATACTTGGAGGATGGCACGGTGCTCATGACTGGCCCTGCTGAGGAAGTCTTCGAAACAGAACTTCCTATCGATTAAAATGAAGTGGTTACAACTTATATTAAATGCGTTTCTAAAGTATCAACAAGGCCGTTCTCTAATGCCGAAAAATACGGAGTCGCTCATAGGTTTACTCATATCTATCCTCGTCATTATCATCGCTGTGGCTAACGGTATTGCTATTGGTTACGCCTTGATAGTGGTATGGTGCATCATGGCCTATGTATTCTATCGCAAAGGATACCAACCAAAAGAACTACTAAACCTATCATGGACAGGTGCTAAAACATCGATTGTAGTAATGCAAATATTCTTGCTTATCGGTTGGCTCATTGCTATGTGGCAAGCAGCAGGCATCATCCCTATGATTATCGCCACCGGCATCGACTTGATTGATCCGTCCCTCTTTATTGCTTGTGCCTTCTTAATAACAGCGATTGTTAGCATGCTATTAGGTACAGCTTTCGGTACTGTAGGCACCATAGGCATTGTATTCATCACGATGGCAAGAGCCGGTAATATTCCAGAGGATATCGTAGCAGGTGCCATTATAGCCGGTGCGTACTTTGGTGATCGCAACGGCCCATTGTCATCTAGCGCATCACTGGTAGCAGCCTTAACACATACTAAGGTTTCTAGTAATATACCAATTATGTTTAGAGCGGGACTACCTGCACTTGTTATTTCTACAGTGCTCTACCTAATACTGTCCCAGTGGTTCCCGCTAAACTATGAAAATAGTTTGTTATCCGATACAATCCATTTTATCTTCAATATTGATTGGACATTGTGGATTCCAGTGATTATCGTCATCGCTTTATTGCCTTTGAAAGTATCTATCCGTTGGCCTATCGGCCTCAGCGCATTAGCCGCAGCCATTCTGGCTTATACTAATCAAGGGGCTACCCTTTCCGATTTAGGCTGGTATACCTTAACGGGCTTTGAGCTACCACATTATAATCCACTGGCCAATATCATTCATGGCGGCGGATTACAAACGATGTTTATCCCTACCCTATCCATCTTTATGGCCACTGCCATTTCTGGCATGCTCGAAGGGGTTGGCTTCTGGAATGATATTAGACAACTATTAGAGCGAGCTAAAACGCGGAGCGATGTATTTGCTGCCAATGTAGGTCTCGCACTCTTAACAGGCGCTGTAGGCTGTAGCCAAGCTATTGCGGTTGTAATGACACATTCTATTATGCGTATTACCTACGCACAGCGCGGCATTCAAGATGAAGATGTGATGCTCGACTTTGAAAACAGTGGCATTCTCATTGCTTCACTATTACCATGGAACATCGCTGCTTATGTACCTGTAGTTATGATGGGTACTAGCACAGCCGGCTATGTACCATTCGCCTTCTTCCTATATCTCGTACCACTCCT is part of the Veillonella nakazawae genome and harbors:
- a CDS encoding metal-sensing transcriptional repressor; translated protein: MKQCMDSENLHRRLRKILGQVQAIDRMIEEDIPCEDVLSQINAAKSALHKVGQVVLEGHINHCVRDGIEHGDVEKTISDFTKAVERFANMGK
- the ptsP gene encoding phosphoenolpyruvate--protein phosphotransferase, with product MRIQGISGSRGVAVGNVYRYIQEEIVIPDYTVAEDKVEAEIGKFASAMAATLKQLDTIRQKALKDMGPEEAAIFEAHMQIAQDPSLSDGIKSLVETSHTNVVAATAQTIETFANIFLGMEDPYMRERGADIKDIGDRLMRNMLGMNPRGLSHISGEVILVAHDLAPSDTASLDKNVVKGIVTAAGGPTSHAAIMARTLEIPAVMGVGDIEGFVDGEKAVVLGTDGIVETNPSDADWTEYTNQAAAYQEELKRLRESANLEAKTTDGHHVELFGNIGKSKDAKHALTMGAQGIGLYRTEFLYMENDELPTEDVQFEEYKKVAEDMQGQPVIIRTMDIGGDKELKCLDLPSEMNPFLGYRAIRISLNRPDIFKVQLRALLRASSFGDIHIMYPMIASVEEVKQANAMLEECKAELTAEGKEFNKDIKVGIMIEVPAAAVISPILAKYVDFFSIGTNDLCQYTLAVDRMNESIGSLYQPLHPGVLRLIKHVIDASHEQGKFTGMCGELASDPVATMILLGLGLDEFSMTASSIPLIKKILRSVSKAECEEVANKALSMDTAEEITEYAKSVLAEKDLL
- the dapF gene encoding diaminopimelate epimerase — its product is MKLTKMHGLGNDFILFADPQGANKDYTDLAIRLCDRRTGIGADGLAILVPSKTCDVRMRIINSDGSEAEMCGNAIRCFAKYAYEHGEITKETFTIETLAGVMKPTLTIENGIVTQVTVDMGKPFFAAQDIPMDVNMDKVIDVDLDVNGETVTVSSVLLGVPHTEVYINDITTAPVTTQGPIIEKHDAFPSNTNVNYIEVVNDKHIKVRTWERGAGATLACGTGSCASAVMSFEKGLTGREVDVELYLGTLHISYLEDGTVLMTGPAEEVFETELPID
- a CDS encoding HPr family phosphocarrier protein produces the protein MKELTVEITNESGLHARPATAFTQLAAKYASKVTIAANGKTADAKSILTVLTLGATKGTSVTLTADGADEDDVLAALSEFLTTNHD
- a CDS encoding Na+/H+ antiporter NhaC family protein; this translates as MKWLQLILNAFLKYQQGRSLMPKNTESLIGLLISILVIIIAVANGIAIGYALIVVWCIMAYVFYRKGYQPKELLNLSWTGAKTSIVVMQIFLLIGWLIAMWQAAGIIPMIIATGIDLIDPSLFIACAFLITAIVSMLLGTAFGTVGTIGIVFITMARAGNIPEDIVAGAIIAGAYFGDRNGPLSSSASLVAALTHTKVSSNIPIMFRAGLPALVISTVLYLILSQWFPLNYENSLLSDTIHFIFNIDWTLWIPVIIVIALLPLKVSIRWPIGLSALAAAILAYTNQGATLSDLGWYTLTGFELPHYNPLANIIHGGGLQTMFIPTLSIFMATAISGMLEGVGFWNDIRQLLERAKTRSDVFAANVGLALLTGAVGCSQAIAVVMTHSIMRITYAQRGIQDEDVMLDFENSGILIASLLPWNIAAYVPVVMMGTSTAGYVPFAFFLYLVPLLYWLRLRNQDQSMIR
- a CDS encoding transglycosylase domain-containing protein; this translates as MKVFRYLRNLVVFVVVIILAMFIYDGYHSFQGTDRESKAHTTVEKRIEQGEDTLSRTDRIIRIFTFKEKVETALNQRVSKEHWVKGDVIPEYTKNALIAIEDKRYYKHGAIDVLGIIRAFYTNTIAGETVEGGSTITQQVVKNLFLSSKRIMSRKVEEAILASEMEHYYSKEEILTMYLNTVYYGHNYYGIYEAAHGYFGTSPSRLTLGQSAMLAALPNAPSYLDPYTNYKGAKARQKLVLEQMVDQGMITQAEADYAYQQDLGLVDE